One part of the Prunus persica cultivar Lovell chromosome G5, Prunus_persica_NCBIv2, whole genome shotgun sequence genome encodes these proteins:
- the LOC18776366 gene encoding galactan beta-1,4-galactosyltransferase GALS1 encodes MRKEGPPSSVPVGPVAKLFGSCLERKPLVLTLLALTFVMLIWNLPPYYQSLLSTTTRSSSSATALTANASLRAVSSSSINPAVTEQKLSTPKPNDPNKRVFQSYGNAAALFVQMGAYRGGPTTFAVVGLASKPIHVYSRPWFKCEWISSNGSSTRALAYKMLPDWGYGRVYTVVVVNCTFPVNPNHDNSGGKLRINAYYGENPRKMEKFTALEEAPGAYNESKYRPPYQYEYLYCGSSLYGDLSAARLREWMAYHAWFFGEKSHFVFHDAGGVSDEARAVLDPWVRAGRVTMQDIRAQAEFDGYYYNQFLVVNDCLHRYRYAANWTFYFDVDEYIYLPHGNTLESVLSDFSDYTQFTIEQNPMSSGLCLNDPTQDYSRQWGFEKLLFRDSRTGLRRDRKYAIQAKNAFSTGVHMSENVTGKTLHDTETKIRYYHYHNSITVQGEICRELVPMSAKKNVTWFNKLPYVYDDNMKKLASTIKQFELKTIGNVQEQQLPQPQPLPAHMNSINTPRTTHT; translated from the exons ATGAGGAAGGAAGGCCCACCATCCTCCGTCCCCGTCGGCCCCGTCGCTAAACTATTCGGCAGCTGCTTGGAGAGAAAGCCATTGGTGCTCACATTGCTTGCTCTCACCTTTGTCATGCTCATCTGGAACCTCCCTCCCTACTACCAAAGCCTCCTCTCCACCACCACccgctcctcctcctccgccACTGCATTAACTGCCAATGCATCTCTGCGagctgtttcttcttcttcaattaaCCCAGCAGTGACAGAGCAGAAGctttccaccccaaaacccaaCGACCCTAACAAGCGCGTCTTTCAGTCATACGGCAACGCCGCCGCTCTCTTCGTCCAAATGGGGGCCTACCGCGGCGGCCCCACCACATTCGCCGTGGTTGGCCTCGCCTCCAAGCCCATCCACGTCTACAGCCGCCCCTGGTTCAAGTGCGAGTGGATCTCCTCCAACGGCTCCTCCACCCGCGCCTTGGCCTACAAGATGCTCCCCGATTGGGGCTACGGCCGCGTCTACACCGTCGTCGTCGTCAATTGCACCTTCCCCGTCAATCCCAACCACGACAATTCGGGCGGCAAGCTCAGGATCAACGCCTACTACGGCGAAAATCCCAGGAAGATGGAGAAGTTCACGGCATTGGAGGAAGCTCCGGGGGCTTACAACGAGTCCAAGTACCGCCCGCCTTACCAGTACGAGTATTTGTATTGCGGGTCGTCTCTGTACGGGGACCTGAGCGCAGCGAGGCTGAGGGAATGGATGGCATATCATGCGTGGTTCTTTGGAGAGAAGTCGCATTTCGTGTTCCACGACGCGGGTGGGGTGTCGGATGAGGCAAGGGCAGTACTGGATCCGTGGGTGAGGGCCGGTAGGGTGACGATGCAGGATATCAGGGCTCAGGCGGAGTTCGACGGCTATTACTACAACCAGTTCTTGGTGGTCAATGACTGCCTCCATAGGTACAGATACGCTGCCAACTGGACTTTTTACTTCGATGTGGATGAGTACATATATTTGCCCCATGGCAACACTTTGGAATCTGTTCTCAGTGACTTCTCCGATTATACCCAATTCACTATTGAGCAGAATCCAATGTCCAGTGGGCTCTGCCTCAACGATCCCACCCAAGATTATTCCAG GCAATGGGGGTTCGAGAAGCTGCTATTCAGGGACTCGAGAACAGGGCTCCGTCGGGACAGAAAGTATGCAATTCAGGCAAAGAACGCCTTCTCGACGGGCGTACACATGTCCGAGAATGTGACCGGAAAAACGTTGCACGACACAGAGACTAAGATCCGCTACTATCACTACCATAATTCTATAACCGTACAGGGTGAGATCTGCAGGGAGTTGGTGCCAATGTCGGCCAAGAAGAACGTCACATGGTTCAATAAGCTCCCTTACGTCTACGACGACAACATGAAGAAGCTGGCATCCACCATCAAGCAATTTGAGCTCAAAACCATTGGCAATGTACAGGAACAGCAGTTGCCTCAACCTCAACCTCTGCCTGCCCACATGAACAGTATTAATACTCCAAGGACAACGCATACATAA